In Macrobrachium rosenbergii isolate ZJJX-2024 chromosome 4, ASM4041242v1, whole genome shotgun sequence, one genomic interval encodes:
- the LOC136838273 gene encoding TATA-binding protein-associated factor 2N-like has translation MMSKTIIATLAFVLLEIVTADPVAEPEAKADPGFHGGFHRGFGGFGGFGGHFGGHGFGYGGYRGKRSPVAEPEAKAVAVADPEPEADPGHFGGFHRGFGGFGGLGGFGGHGFGYGGYRGKRSPVAEPEPEAEPGFVHGGFHRGFGGFGGFGGHGFGYGGYRGKRSPVAEPEAEPGFVHGGFHRGFGGFGGFGGFGGHGFGYGGYRGKRSPVAEAEPGFGYGGFHGGFGRGFGGFSHFGGGRFYG, from the exons ATGATGtccaag ACGATTATCGCCACCTTAGCCTTTGTCCTTTTGGAGATAGTAACAGCTGATCCTGTTGCTGAACCGGAAGCCaaagctgatcctggattccACGGGGGATTCCACAGAGGCTtcggaggatttggtggatttggtggcCATTTCGGTGGACATGGATTCGGATATGGAGgctaccgtggaaagaggagcccagtagctgaGCCTGAAGCCAAGGCTGTGGCTGTGGCTGACCCAGAACCTGAAGCCGATCCAGGTCACTTTGGAGGATTCCACcgtggatttggaggatttggaggactTGGTGGATTTGGAGGCCACGGATTTGGATATGGAGgctaccgtggaaagaggagcccagtagctgaaCCAGAACCCGAAGCTGAGCCTGGATTCGTTCATGGAGGATTCCATAGAGggtttggaggatttggtggatttggaggcCACGGATTCGGATATGGAGGttaccgtggaaagaggagcccagtagctgaGCCTGAAGCTGAGCCTGGATTTGTTCATGGAGGATTCCATAGAGGATTTGGAGgctttggaggatttggtggatttggaggcCACGGATTCGGATACGGAGgctaccgtggaaagaggagcccagtagctgaaGCTGAGCCTGGATTCGGCTATGGCGGATTCCATGGAGGTTTTGGAAGAGGATTTGGCGGATTCAGTCATTTCGGAGGGGGCAGATTTTATGGTTAA